From a single Pyruvatibacter sp. genomic region:
- a CDS encoding carboxyl transferase domain-containing protein, with translation MPAIKKCLIANRGEIAVRVLRSAAACDIQTVAVHSPDDAAGLHVSLADEAVALPGAGVAAYLDVAAIVRIAVEAGCDAVHPGYGLLAESAALSAACDEAGLIFVGPTSATLAQLGDKVQARDIAMANGLPVIEGSPVLSDEAAAQAFFASLEGAPAILKAVAGGGGRGMRIIETASDIAPAFAQASAEALSAFGDGALYMERYLPNARHIEVQIAGDGNDVAHLWERDCTLQRRHQKIIELAPAPNLAPDLRRRMLDAAVALGAAADYRGLGTIEFLLDASVEGDDAPFYFIECNPRIQVEHTVTEEITGLDLVAVQFRLAAGDSIAACGLERLPVPVASAVQMRINTESMADDGSVRPAGGTLTRFDVPGGPGVRVDSHGYAGYSTNPQFDSLLAKLIVRRGDQNWPALMRQAYRALGEFAIGGVDTNQTFLRALAGDARLAQWKVDTQFIARESAALVDVAANDAGLRAAGKNASVATASPKVDAPDGTVGATAPLQGLLVSILVSEGDAVRAGQEVAVLEAMKMQHAVTAPRGGTVQMLAAHPGTVLDEDAAVLFIAPGGDADADRVAAADIDLDFIRPDLAELHARINKTLDFERQAAVAKRHKLGFRTARENVADLCDDDTFIEYGQMVLAAQRNRRELDDLITNTPGDGMVAGFGAINGDRYDETTSRAAVLAYDYTVLAGTQGYFNHKKTDRVLELADKWHVPVVFFTEGGGGRPGDTDVRNVSATGLDVKTFATFAASSGAAPRIAINNGRCFAGNAVIFGCADVTIATKSSAIGMGGPAMIEGGGLGVYKPDEIGPIDVQANNGVVDLVADDEADAVAQAKQLLGYFQGAHPDWTCADQRRLRHVIPEDRKRVYDMREAIALIADEGSVLELRAGYGRGMITAFVRVEGRVFGLFANDPKYLGGAIDAQASEKAGRFMQLCDAFGIPLLSLCDTPGFMVGPDHEELATVRRASSMLVTGASISVPLFMICLRKGYGLGAQAMAGGSFTSPVFLISWPTGEYGGMGLEGAVRLGYSKELAAAESTEARDALFEKLLAAYYEHGKALSVSTLHEIDAVIDPMETRRWIINGIKTIPVEAASRTRRRPFVDTW, from the coding sequence TTGCCAGCCATCAAAAAATGCCTGATCGCCAATCGTGGCGAAATAGCCGTGCGCGTGCTGCGCAGTGCGGCGGCGTGTGACATTCAAACGGTCGCCGTGCATTCGCCGGACGATGCAGCGGGGCTGCATGTCTCGCTGGCGGATGAGGCGGTAGCGCTGCCCGGCGCGGGCGTTGCGGCCTATCTGGATGTTGCGGCCATTGTACGGATCGCGGTTGAGGCGGGGTGTGACGCCGTTCACCCCGGCTATGGCCTGCTGGCTGAAAGTGCTGCGTTGTCTGCGGCCTGCGATGAGGCCGGGCTGATATTTGTCGGGCCGACATCTGCAACGCTGGCGCAGCTGGGCGACAAGGTTCAGGCGCGCGACATTGCGATGGCAAATGGCCTGCCGGTCATTGAAGGGTCGCCGGTGCTGTCCGATGAAGCGGCGGCGCAGGCGTTTTTTGCATCGCTTGAAGGCGCGCCTGCTATCTTGAAGGCGGTCGCGGGCGGTGGCGGGCGCGGTATGCGCATCATTGAAACAGCCAGCGATATTGCGCCTGCGTTCGCGCAGGCCTCCGCTGAGGCGCTGAGTGCTTTTGGCGATGGCGCACTGTACATGGAGCGTTATCTGCCGAATGCCCGCCATATCGAAGTGCAGATTGCCGGTGACGGTAATGACGTTGCGCATTTGTGGGAGCGTGACTGCACGCTCCAAAGGCGTCATCAGAAAATTATCGAGCTTGCGCCGGCCCCCAACCTTGCGCCTGATCTGCGGCGGCGGATGCTGGATGCTGCTGTTGCCCTTGGCGCGGCGGCAGACTACCGCGGGCTCGGCACCATCGAGTTTCTGCTGGATGCCTCCGTCGAGGGGGATGACGCACCGTTTTATTTCATCGAGTGCAATCCGCGCATACAAGTTGAGCACACGGTCACCGAAGAAATCACCGGGCTTGATCTGGTGGCGGTGCAGTTCAGGCTCGCGGCAGGCGACAGCATTGCGGCGTGCGGGCTGGAAAGGCTGCCGGTGCCGGTTGCAAGTGCTGTGCAGATGCGCATCAACACGGAGAGCATGGCGGACGACGGATCGGTCAGGCCCGCCGGCGGCACGCTGACGCGGTTTGATGTGCCAGGCGGCCCGGGAGTTCGGGTGGATAGTCATGGGTATGCGGGCTACAGCACCAACCCGCAATTTGATTCACTGCTGGCCAAACTCATTGTGCGGCGCGGTGACCAGAACTGGCCTGCGTTGATGCGGCAGGCCTATCGCGCGCTTGGCGAGTTTGCCATTGGTGGCGTTGACACCAACCAAACGTTCTTGCGCGCGCTTGCTGGCGATGCGCGGCTGGCGCAGTGGAAGGTGGATACGCAGTTTATTGCGCGCGAAAGCGCCGCGCTTGTCGATGTTGCCGCAAACGACGCGGGCTTGCGGGCTGCCGGCAAAAACGCTTCGGTAGCGACTGCTTCGCCAAAAGTGGACGCGCCTGACGGAACTGTTGGGGCCACCGCGCCGCTGCAGGGCCTTTTGGTGTCCATTCTGGTTAGCGAGGGCGATGCGGTGCGCGCCGGTCAGGAGGTGGCGGTGCTCGAAGCAATGAAAATGCAGCACGCGGTCACCGCGCCACGCGGCGGCACGGTGCAGATGCTGGCAGCACATCCCGGCACGGTGCTGGATGAAGATGCCGCCGTGCTGTTTATCGCGCCGGGTGGAGATGCGGACGCGGATCGTGTTGCGGCCGCCGACATTGATCTTGATTTCATCCGACCCGACCTCGCCGAACTTCATGCGCGGATCAACAAGACGCTGGACTTTGAGCGGCAGGCCGCCGTTGCCAAACGTCACAAGCTTGGCTTCCGCACGGCGCGCGAGAACGTGGCTGACCTGTGTGACGACGACACGTTCATCGAGTATGGCCAAATGGTGCTGGCCGCGCAGCGCAACCGGCGCGAGCTTGATGACTTGATTACCAATACGCCCGGGGATGGCATGGTGGCGGGCTTTGGTGCCATCAACGGCGATCGCTACGATGAAACAACCAGTCGAGCGGCGGTGCTGGCTTATGACTACACCGTGCTGGCGGGCACGCAGGGCTATTTCAATCACAAAAAGACAGACCGCGTGCTGGAACTTGCGGACAAGTGGCACGTGCCGGTGGTGTTTTTTACTGAAGGCGGTGGTGGGCGTCCTGGCGACACAGATGTGCGCAATGTCTCGGCCACCGGGCTTGACGTTAAAACCTTCGCGACCTTTGCTGCGTCTTCCGGCGCGGCCCCGCGTATCGCCATCAACAATGGTCGCTGCTTTGCGGGCAACGCTGTTATTTTTGGCTGTGCTGATGTGACCATCGCCACAAAGTCCAGTGCCATCGGCATGGGCGGCCCGGCGATGATCGAAGGGGGCGGGCTTGGGGTGTACAAGCCTGATGAGATTGGGCCGATTGATGTTCAGGCCAACAACGGTGTTGTTGATCTGGTGGCCGATGACGAAGCCGACGCTGTGGCGCAGGCCAAGCAGTTGCTGGGATATTTTCAGGGCGCACACCCTGATTGGACGTGTGCGGATCAACGCAGGCTTCGCCATGTCATCCCGGAAGACCGCAAGCGCGTGTATGACATGCGCGAGGCAATTGCACTGATTGCCGACGAAGGGTCTGTGCTTGAGCTGCGCGCAGGCTATGGCCGCGGCATGATTACAGCGTTCGTGCGTGTTGAAGGCCGGGTGTTCGGGCTGTTTGCAAACGACCCAAAATATCTGGGCGGCGCTATTGACGCGCAGGCCTCTGAGAAGGCCGGACGCTTCATGCAGTTGTGTGATGCATTCGGCATTCCTTTGCTGTCGCTGTGCGATACGCCGGGCTTCATGGTGGGGCCGGATCATGAAGAGCTGGCAACAGTGCGGCGTGCATCATCCATGCTGGTGACGGGTGCCAGCATATCCGTGCCGCTGTTCATGATCTGCCTGCGCAAAGGCTATGGGCTGGGCGCGCAGGCGATGGCGGGCGGCAGTTTTACGTCGCCGGTGTTTCTCATTTCATGGCCAACCGGAGAATATGGCGGCATGGGTCTTGAGGGGGCCGTGCGGCTTGGCTACTCAAAGGAATTGGCGGCGGCGGAAAGCACCGAAGCGCGCGACGCGCTGTTTGAAAAACTGCTGGCCGCCTATTACGAACACGGCAAGGCGTTGAGCGTTTCAACGCTGCACGAAATTGACGCGGTGATAGACCCCATGGAGACGCGCCGATGGATCATCAATGGCATAAAGACCATTCCCGTCGAGGCCGCATCCCGCAC
- a CDS encoding NAD(P)/FAD-dependent oxidoreductase gives MNTHVSSIEPTPASGAAEHVDVLIIGAGISGVGAAYHLQANSPGKSFAILEGRESMGGTWDLFKYPGIRSDSDMYTLGYSFRPWTNPKAIADGPSILSYVKDTARDHGIDKHIRYSHRVISADWSTPDAVWHIKAERGPLKEPVNFTANFVFMCGGYYNYDEAYTPEFEGRDDFKGQVIHPQFWPEDLDYTGKKVVVIGSGATAMTLVPSMTDKAEHVTMLQRSPTYVVSRPGEDAVANWLRKYLPAKLAYGITRWKNVLFGMYFFRMCMKKPKQVKEYLLNMVREELGEEEVKKHFTPTYKPWDQRVCLVPDGDLYESLKSGKASVVTDHIDRFTDKGIKLKSGKELDADIIITATGLKLLAWNGLDVSVDGEAKQASDTVAYKGFMYSGIPNLASSFGYTNASWTLKCDLTCEWVCRLLNHMDANGYDQATPRFVEGEMEIEPWLGLSSGYVQRAMEQFPKQGAKMPWKLHQNYARDMVMLRFGKMEDEAMDFAKKPQALSAQVKAPLAAE, from the coding sequence ATGAACACGCATGTTTCTTCCATCGAGCCCACGCCCGCATCAGGTGCCGCTGAACATGTGGATGTTCTGATTATCGGCGCTGGCATTTCAGGCGTTGGCGCGGCCTACCACCTGCAGGCCAACTCGCCGGGCAAGAGCTTTGCCATTCTGGAAGGTCGCGAGTCGATGGGCGGCACCTGGGACCTGTTCAAATATCCCGGCATCCGCTCTGACTCAGACATGTACACACTGGGCTATTCGTTCCGCCCGTGGACCAACCCCAAGGCGATAGCCGACGGCCCGTCTATCCTCTCCTACGTGAAGGATACAGCGCGCGACCACGGCATCGACAAGCACATCCGTTATTCCCACAGGGTCATCAGCGCCGACTGGTCCACGCCGGACGCCGTATGGCACATCAAGGCCGAGCGCGGCCCGCTGAAGGAGCCGGTAAACTTCACTGCCAACTTCGTGTTCATGTGCGGCGGCTATTACAATTACGACGAAGCCTACACACCCGAGTTTGAAGGCCGTGACGACTTCAAGGGCCAGGTCATCCACCCGCAGTTCTGGCCAGAAGACCTGGACTACACCGGCAAAAAGGTTGTGGTGATCGGCTCCGGTGCCACCGCCATGACGCTGGTCCCCTCAATGACCGACAAGGCCGAGCACGTGACCATGTTGCAGCGCTCGCCAACTTATGTGGTGTCACGTCCCGGCGAAGACGCTGTGGCCAACTGGCTGCGCAAATACCTGCCGGCCAAGCTCGCCTACGGCATAACCCGCTGGAAGAATGTGTTGTTCGGCATGTATTTCTTCCGCATGTGCATGAAGAAGCCCAAGCAGGTGAAAGAATACCTGCTCAACATGGTGCGCGAGGAACTGGGCGAGGAAGAAGTCAAAAAGCACTTTACCCCCACCTACAAGCCATGGGACCAGCGGGTTTGCCTCGTGCCTGACGGTGACCTGTATGAGTCACTCAAGTCCGGCAAGGCATCTGTCGTGACGGATCATATTGATCGCTTCACTGACAAAGGCATCAAGCTGAAGTCAGGCAAGGAACTGGACGCAGACATCATCATCACCGCCACCGGCCTGAAGCTGCTGGCATGGAACGGGCTTGATGTTTCTGTTGACGGTGAAGCCAAGCAGGCAAGCGACACAGTGGCCTACAAGGGCTTCATGTATTCGGGCATTCCCAACCTTGCCTCGTCGTTTGGCTATACAAATGCCTCGTGGACACTCAAATGCGACCTGACCTGCGAATGGGTGTGCCGCCTGCTGAACCACATGGATGCCAACGGCTACGATCAGGCAACCCCGCGCTTTGTGGAAGGTGAAATGGAGATTGAGCCATGGCTCGGCCTCTCCTCCGGCTACGTGCAGCGCGCCATGGAACAGTTCCCCAAGCAAGGCGCAAAAATGCCCTGGAAACTGCACCAGAACTACGCCCGCGACATGGTGATGCTGCGCTTTGGCAAAATGGAAGACGAAGCCATGGATTTCGCCAAAAAGCCCCAGGCACTGTCTGCGCAGGTCAAGGCACCGCTCGCCGCCGAATAA
- a CDS encoding acetyl-CoA hydrolase/transferase C-terminal domain-containing protein, which translates to MTQHHTDAARLADTIIEHTGGDIVLAMPLGLGKANLTCNALYARAAADPSISLTIMTALTLEKPNPGNELERRFIKPVIDRLFGDYPELDYVTPLRRGTLPDNIKIIEFFFLAGKWLGTPAAQQNYISANYTHALGAILDRKPNVLAQIVARRETPDGARISLSCNPDLTVDLLNARDAGIISPLMIAEVNDNLPFMGGDAEYAETEIDHVLTGASWPLFAPPREPVSLTDHAIGLHIARLVPDGGTLQIGIGSIGDAVAAGLIMRHTNNADFCDAIAELEEGDLSGPRHTDTFKAGLFGASEMFVPAFLDLIEAGVLSREVDGVCLQAGFFLGPSDFYQRLRDMTDAQRARIAMRPVSYVNELYGPEEEKRRARTNARFINSGMMATLLGAVVSDGLEDGRVVSGVGGQYNFVAQAFALEGARSIIAIRATREGAKNAESNIRWSYGHTTIPRHLRDIVVTEYGVADLRGKSDAQVIAAMLAITDSRFQDELMATAKNAGKLAKDFALNERYRANTPEQLAQRLAATQAKGDLPAFPFGSDFTDVEQRLIPALGLMRAAAASPLKALRLAAGGLGTGTTEQEQAIARMGLNAPSGLRQKLYAALLRAALRQT; encoded by the coding sequence ATGACACAGCACCATACAGACGCCGCACGGCTGGCAGACACCATCATCGAGCACACCGGCGGCGACATCGTGCTCGCCATGCCGCTGGGGCTGGGCAAGGCCAACCTCACCTGCAACGCGCTGTATGCCCGCGCCGCCGCAGACCCGTCGATCTCACTCACCATCATGACGGCGCTCACACTGGAAAAGCCCAACCCCGGCAACGAGCTGGAACGGCGCTTCATCAAGCCGGTGATCGACCGCCTGTTCGGCGACTACCCGGAACTGGACTACGTCACTCCGCTTCGGCGCGGCACGCTGCCGGACAACATCAAAATCATCGAGTTCTTTTTTCTGGCCGGTAAATGGCTGGGCACGCCTGCCGCCCAGCAAAACTACATCTCCGCCAACTATACCCACGCGCTGGGCGCAATTCTTGACCGCAAACCCAACGTGCTGGCGCAGATCGTCGCCCGCCGCGAAACGCCCGATGGCGCGCGCATATCGCTAAGCTGCAACCCGGACCTGACCGTGGACCTGCTCAACGCCCGCGACGCTGGCATCATCAGTCCACTGATGATCGCTGAAGTAAACGACAACCTGCCGTTCATGGGCGGTGACGCGGAATATGCCGAAACCGAAATAGACCACGTGCTGACCGGCGCATCGTGGCCGCTGTTTGCCCCGCCGCGCGAACCCGTCAGCCTGACCGATCACGCCATCGGTCTGCATATCGCACGCCTGGTGCCCGACGGCGGCACATTGCAAATCGGCATTGGCTCGATTGGCGACGCCGTGGCCGCTGGTCTCATCATGCGCCACACCAACAACGCGGATTTTTGCGACGCTATTGCTGAGCTTGAAGAAGGAGACCTGTCCGGCCCCCGCCATACAGACACGTTCAAGGCCGGGCTTTTTGGCGCCAGCGAAATGTTTGTGCCTGCCTTTCTTGATTTGATCGAAGCCGGCGTGCTGTCGCGCGAAGTGGATGGCGTTTGCCTGCAGGCAGGCTTCTTCCTTGGCCCCTCAGACTTTTACCAGCGCCTGCGCGACATGACAGACGCCCAACGCGCCCGCATCGCCATGCGCCCGGTCTCCTATGTCAACGAACTGTATGGCCCCGAAGAAGAAAAGCGCCGTGCCCGGACGAATGCGCGCTTTATCAACAGCGGCATGATGGCAACGCTGCTGGGTGCCGTTGTGTCTGATGGTCTGGAAGACGGCCGCGTGGTGTCTGGTGTGGGCGGGCAGTACAATTTTGTGGCGCAGGCATTCGCCCTTGAAGGCGCGCGCTCCATCATTGCCATTCGCGCCACCCGCGAGGGCGCCAAGAATGCTGAAAGCAACATCCGCTGGTCCTACGGCCACACAACCATTCCGCGCCACCTGCGCGACATCGTCGTGACGGAATACGGCGTGGCAGACCTGCGCGGCAAGTCGGACGCGCAAGTGATTGCTGCCATGCTGGCCATCACCGACAGCCGCTTTCAGGATGAGCTGATGGCTACTGCCAAGAACGCAGGCAAGCTGGCCAAAGACTTCGCCCTCAACGAACGCTACCGCGCCAACACACCGGAGCAACTGGCGCAGCGCCTTGCCGCGACGCAGGCCAAGGGAGACCTGCCTGCGTTCCCCTTCGGCTCTGACTTTACCGACGTGGAGCAGCGGCTTATACCCGCCCTTGGCCTCATGCGCGCTGCCGCCGCCTCACCGCTCAAGGCCCTGCGCCTTGCCGCAGGCGGGCTGGGCACCGGCACAACAGAGCAGGAACAGGCCATCGCCCGCATGGGCCTCAATGCTCCGTCAGGCCTGCGCCAGAAACTGTATGCAGCCCTGCTGCGTGCCGCCTTGCGCCAGACCTGA
- a CDS encoding FAD-dependent oxidoreductase, whose product MSNDTNAPVAPDAPPWAAGVAGRTEEIYPLLDDAETQRVLAYGEEVSVTGGARLWEIGDRNVAFYLVCDGEMDILRRDEAGEHVIFTHGAGSFSGETVTMTGRGAFVAGAAKTDLRAVKVSNKRLRDLLAVEAELGEKILQAFILRRMNMISRHLGDIIIVGNEREKNAASIREFLSRNGVPYAMVDATAERDAARRAALDADTCPKPLVICGHTRLSQPTIKEVADCLGLTAELPPDAQFDVAVIGGGPAGLAAAVYAASEGLDVAVLEKCAIGGQAGSSSRIENYLGFPTGISGQALTGRGFLQAQKFGAEVAVAQEAASLTCGTPFHTIRLECGGQLRARSVIIASGAIYRQPEIEGLSAFEGVGVHYGASHIEGMMCRDQHVVIVGGGNSAGQAAVYLSGRASKVSIAIRRDNLADTMSQYLIRRIESTPNIELMTHTEVQRLEGRGAIERIVVRNNKTDAETVLDATHLFLFIGAQPASAFADARIVRDEKGFVRTGDTLTQAHLDEAGWPLERTPFHLETSCPGVFAVGDIRSGSIKRVASAVGDGSVCVSFVHSAIEESLKG is encoded by the coding sequence TTGAGTAATGACACCAACGCCCCTGTTGCCCCGGATGCACCGCCATGGGCTGCGGGCGTTGCGGGCCGCACTGAAGAAATCTATCCCCTGCTGGATGACGCTGAAACCCAACGCGTGCTTGCTTACGGCGAAGAGGTGTCGGTGACGGGGGGTGCACGCCTTTGGGAGATAGGTGACCGCAATGTCGCGTTCTATCTGGTGTGCGACGGTGAGATGGATATTCTGCGCCGCGACGAAGCGGGCGAGCATGTAATCTTCACCCATGGTGCGGGCAGTTTCAGCGGCGAGACCGTGACCATGACGGGGCGCGGCGCGTTTGTGGCGGGTGCCGCAAAGACCGATCTGCGCGCTGTCAAAGTCTCAAACAAGCGCCTGCGTGATCTGCTGGCGGTGGAAGCAGAGCTTGGCGAAAAGATTTTGCAGGCGTTCATTCTGCGCCGCATGAACATGATCTCGCGGCACCTGGGCGACATTATTATCGTCGGCAACGAGCGCGAAAAAAACGCCGCAAGCATCCGTGAGTTCCTGTCACGCAATGGCGTGCCTTACGCGATGGTGGATGCCACGGCTGAACGGGATGCCGCCCGCCGTGCCGCGCTCGACGCAGACACCTGCCCCAAGCCGTTGGTGATCTGCGGGCACACGCGGCTGTCGCAGCCGACCATCAAGGAAGTGGCGGACTGTCTGGGGCTCACCGCTGAACTGCCGCCAGATGCGCAGTTTGATGTGGCCGTTATCGGCGGCGGGCCTGCGGGTCTGGCGGCGGCGGTTTATGCAGCCTCTGAGGGGCTGGATGTGGCGGTGCTTGAAAAATGCGCCATTGGCGGTCAGGCCGGATCGTCATCGCGCATTGAAAACTATCTGGGGTTTCCCACGGGCATTTCGGGGCAGGCGCTGACGGGGCGCGGGTTTTTGCAGGCGCAAAAGTTCGGTGCTGAAGTTGCCGTGGCGCAGGAAGCTGCGTCGCTTACCTGCGGTACGCCGTTTCATACCATCAGGCTTGAGTGTGGGGGGCAGCTTCGCGCGCGGTCCGTCATCATCGCGTCAGGGGCGATCTACCGGCAGCCGGAGATTGAGGGGTTGTCAGCCTTTGAGGGCGTGGGCGTGCATTACGGCGCCAGTCACATTGAGGGCATGATGTGCCGCGACCAGCATGTGGTTATCGTCGGTGGCGGTAACTCCGCAGGGCAGGCGGCGGTTTATCTGTCCGGGCGGGCGAGCAAAGTGTCGATTGCGATCAGGCGCGATAACCTGGCGGACACGATGTCGCAATATCTGATACGCCGCATCGAGAGCACGCCCAACATTGAACTTATGACGCATACAGAGGTTCAACGCCTTGAAGGCAGAGGCGCGATCGAGCGTATTGTTGTGCGCAACAACAAGACCGACGCGGAAACAGTGCTGGATGCCACGCATCTGTTTTTGTTTATCGGTGCACAACCGGCGTCAGCGTTTGCAGATGCGCGCATTGTTCGCGATGAAAAAGGGTTTGTGCGCACTGGTGATACGCTGACGCAGGCGCATCTTGACGAGGCAGGCTGGCCGCTGGAGCGGACGCCGTTTCATCTGGAAACAAGTTGTCCCGGTGTCTTTGCCGTTGGCGATATTCGCTCAGGGTCTATCAAGCGGGTGGCGTCGGCTGTGGGCGACGGCTCGGTGTGCGTCAGCTTTGTGCACAGTGCCATTGAGGAAAGTCTCAAGGGCTGA
- a CDS encoding TauD/TfdA family dioxygenase yields the protein MVHKLKLQPLAGALGASVAGIKLADATDDDINSIKSLLTEHKVLVFPDQHLTAAQHVALGERFGELEGAHPNLAKADAPSPHIFELAASQGGIADEWHTDLTFTDTPPLMSILNMVTCPQAGGDTMWTNLIAAYAELSEPMQEMLEGLTALHDARPHGNREAMAIHPVVRVHPETGEKALYVNEHFTRRIVEMNAFESEALLAFLTRWVQNPRFTVRINWSQGMIGMWDNRVTQHFVINDFVGERVIQRVTVLGDKPEGARAPRFEPWTKRATLSATSHWDAQLYKFLKRRDDDAQAAE from the coding sequence ATGGTTCACAAACTGAAGTTACAGCCGTTGGCAGGTGCACTTGGCGCCTCAGTCGCAGGCATCAAACTCGCCGACGCAACTGATGATGACATCAACTCAATCAAATCACTCCTCACTGAGCATAAGGTTCTGGTGTTTCCGGATCAGCATTTGACGGCGGCGCAGCATGTGGCGTTGGGGGAGAGGTTTGGCGAGCTGGAGGGTGCGCACCCCAATCTTGCGAAGGCGGATGCGCCCAGTCCGCATATTTTTGAGCTGGCGGCCAGTCAGGGCGGCATTGCGGATGAATGGCATACGGATCTGACGTTTACGGATACGCCGCCGTTGATGTCGATCCTCAATATGGTGACGTGTCCGCAGGCGGGCGGTGACACCATGTGGACCAATCTTATTGCGGCGTATGCGGAGCTTTCAGAGCCGATGCAGGAGATGCTGGAAGGGCTGACGGCGCTGCATGATGCGCGGCCGCATGGCAACCGCGAGGCGATGGCCATTCATCCCGTCGTGCGGGTGCACCCTGAAACCGGCGAGAAGGCGCTGTATGTCAACGAGCACTTTACCCGCCGCATTGTCGAGATGAATGCGTTTGAGAGCGAGGCGCTGCTGGCGTTTCTCACGCGCTGGGTGCAGAACCCGCGCTTTACCGTGCGCATCAACTGGTCGCAGGGCATGATCGGCATGTGGGACAACAGGGTGACGCAGCATTTTGTCATCAATGATTTTGTCGGCGAGCGGGTGATCCAGCGTGTGACGGTTTTGGGCGACAAGCCCGAAGGTGCGCGCGCCCCGCGCTTCGAGCCGTGGACCAAGCGCGCCACGTTGTCCGCCACCAGCCACTGGGATGCGCAGCTTTACAAGTTCCTGAAGCGCCGCGACGACGACGCGCAGGCGGCTGAGTAA
- a CDS encoding SIMPL domain-containing protein (The SIMPL domain is named for its presence in mouse protein SIMPL (signalling molecule that associates with mouse pelle-like kinase). Bacterial member BP26, from Brucella, was shown to assemble into a channel-like structure, while YggE from E. coli has been associated with resistance to oxidative stress.), producing MNSGPFGFLGAIVLAAGVAFAGWQVGTGFFEGRKAERYVTVKGLAERDVRADLAMWRLRYTATGNDLAQVQAQIDQNTNTITTFLTSRGVQPDEISLERLEVTDLLAQAYRSGGIGEARYIIAQNMLLRTPDVDLVDALGRETGELVRRGVVLADLGGPTYSFNGLNDIKPELIAQATAAARTGAAEFAANSGSQLGGILRANQGVIVIRPRDDTGGVSEESQLEKTVRVVATVDYSLSD from the coding sequence ATGAACAGCGGACCATTCGGTTTTTTGGGCGCCATTGTGCTGGCGGCGGGCGTGGCGTTTGCCGGCTGGCAGGTGGGCACCGGCTTTTTTGAAGGCCGCAAGGCGGAGCGCTATGTCACCGTGAAAGGCCTTGCTGAGCGCGACGTGCGTGCTGATCTGGCCATGTGGCGGCTGCGCTATACGGCCACCGGCAACGACCTGGCGCAGGTGCAGGCGCAGATTGATCAGAACACAAACACAATCACCACATTCCTGACCTCGCGCGGCGTCCAGCCCGACGAGATCAGCCTTGAGCGCCTTGAGGTGACGGATCTGCTGGCGCAGGCCTATCGCTCCGGCGGCATTGGCGAGGCGCGCTATATCATTGCGCAGAACATGCTGCTGCGGACGCCCGACGTGGACCTGGTGGATGCGCTGGGTCGTGAAACCGGCGAGCTGGTCCGCCGGGGTGTGGTGCTGGCCGACCTTGGCGGGCCGACCTATTCCTTCAATGGTCTCAACGACATCAAGCCGGAGCTTATCGCGCAGGCGACCGCTGCCGCGCGCACCGGGGCTGCCGAGTTTGCGGCCAATTCAGGGTCACAGCTTGGCGGCATTCTGCGGGCCAATCAGGGTGTTATCGTTATCCGCCCGCGCGATGATACCGGCGGTGTCAGCGAGGAAAGCCAGCTTGAAAAGACGGTTCGCGTTGTGGCCACGGTGGACTACTCTTTGAGCGACTAA